One region of Arthrobacter sp. StoSoilB22 genomic DNA includes:
- a CDS encoding phage minor head protein, translated as MTITPETLRLSADAKDALQRISDGHLTALVAAWVGVWDELGPEFETAILELALVATDGSISRGALARSKRLALTLELATQRLEELAGKIGETVGPDLAAIAEDGRASQIAMIQSQLPAGQISIVTDRLNPRSVDAMVNRTLEQIHKDTRPLPADVVRLMKSELIRGIALGNNPRKTAQRIVKRAEGRFNGGLTRAMTIARTEVLDMHRVGSQMADKDNTDILDGWRWHAALNARTCPSCLANHGTMHPASEPGPIDHHQGRCARLPQTKSWAELGFTGMTEPVDAFPDAREWFDNLEAESQLAIMGKERLSLLQSGKIQWQGLTTRTQNGQWRDSMTVTPLAALRR; from the coding sequence ATGACGATCACCCCCGAAACGCTCAGGCTCTCTGCCGATGCAAAGGACGCGCTACAGCGCATCTCTGACGGCCACCTGACTGCCCTCGTGGCTGCGTGGGTAGGGGTGTGGGACGAACTGGGCCCGGAGTTTGAAACAGCCATTCTGGAACTGGCTTTGGTGGCCACGGATGGCTCGATCTCCCGCGGGGCTTTGGCGCGTAGCAAGCGCCTCGCGTTAACACTGGAGCTGGCTACCCAGCGCTTGGAAGAACTCGCAGGCAAAATTGGTGAAACTGTCGGCCCGGACCTGGCGGCAATCGCAGAGGACGGCCGCGCCTCCCAGATCGCCATGATCCAATCCCAATTGCCGGCCGGGCAGATCAGCATCGTGACAGACCGCCTCAACCCACGATCCGTCGACGCTATGGTCAACAGGACACTCGAGCAGATCCACAAAGACACGCGGCCCTTGCCGGCGGATGTCGTTCGCCTCATGAAATCTGAGCTCATCAGGGGGATAGCCTTGGGAAATAACCCCCGCAAGACCGCGCAGCGCATCGTAAAACGAGCTGAGGGACGGTTCAACGGTGGACTTACCAGGGCCATGACGATAGCCCGCACAGAAGTCCTGGACATGCATCGCGTCGGTTCCCAGATGGCTGACAAAGACAACACCGACATCCTCGACGGCTGGCGATGGCACGCGGCCCTCAATGCCCGGACGTGCCCAAGCTGCTTGGCCAATCACGGCACGATGCATCCAGCATCGGAGCCTGGCCCGATTGATCACCACCAAGGCAGGTGTGCTCGGCTTCCGCAGACAAAGTCTTGGGCTGAGCTTGGCTTCACTGGAATGACAGAACCCGTGGACGCCTTCCCGGATGCCCGTGAATGGTTCGACAACCTGGAGGCAGAATCACAACTGGCGATCATGGGCAAGGAACGCCTGTCTTTGTTGCAGTCCGGAAAGATCCAGTGGCAGGGCCTGACGACCCGGACTCAAAACGGTCAGTGGCGTGACTCGATGACCGTCACACCTCTTGCCGCTCTTAGGCGCTAA
- a CDS encoding tyrosine-type recombinase/integrase, which translates to MEANPWDVVFPSAVGSLRDPNNFRKQWRSARDELGFQWVTPHTFRKTVGTLLEASAGMTVASAQLGHSNENVTRKHYVQKTHQAPDNTATLQAFGS; encoded by the coding sequence ATGGAGGCCAACCCATGGGACGTCGTGTTCCCGTCCGCCGTCGGATCGCTTCGGGACCCGAATAACTTCCGGAAGCAGTGGCGCTCCGCTCGAGATGAACTGGGATTCCAGTGGGTCACTCCTCACACCTTCCGAAAGACCGTAGGAACCCTACTTGAGGCGTCCGCAGGAATGACAGTGGCTTCGGCCCAACTCGGCCACTCAAACGAGAACGTCACACGCAAGCACTACGTCCAGAAGACGCACCAAGCCCCAGACAACACCGCCACGCTCCAAGCGTTCGGCTCATAA
- a CDS encoding helix-turn-helix domain-containing protein, translating into MSGPSAWVIVKILERVRAVDSIQRASADVRDEALETYDALRAAAIHWQEQRTGTTPPDPEQGESANESGSVTRPLSAVEAAALLGCTERRVRQLLAAERITGSRVAGRWLVDGDSVDDYLIAKSVA; encoded by the coding sequence GTGAGCGGGCCGAGCGCATGGGTCATCGTCAAGATTCTGGAGCGTGTCAGGGCCGTGGACAGCATCCAGAGGGCCTCCGCAGATGTCCGGGATGAAGCCCTAGAGACATACGACGCGTTGCGGGCAGCAGCGATTCACTGGCAGGAACAGAGAACGGGGACGACTCCACCAGACCCAGAGCAGGGTGAGAGCGCCAACGAGTCAGGATCTGTTACGCGTCCCCTGTCCGCGGTGGAGGCCGCGGCGCTCCTGGGGTGTACGGAGCGCCGTGTCAGGCAGCTTCTCGCCGCAGAACGCATCACGGGGTCACGTGTGGCTGGTAGGTGGTTGGTGGACGGCGACAGCGTCGATGACTACCTGATAGCCAAGTCCGTTGCATAG
- a CDS encoding ImmA/IrrE family metallo-endopeptidase, which yields MDTQIISRVRNIMDRSGLNNSDFAAAIAATPDKLSKSLGGSRRFTTTELALVAELGDTTVEWLLTGKERRAPSMAARTSAISAPDASTIDSIARRFTEASEQLRVLRDDARSLSPLPVVASNWSAVYQGEQLAAEAHDLIRQAGRTLSAGNDLIPTIEAVFDVDVAVTEMPGGLDGCAWQTDEQRLIIANKTARWARQRFTLAHELGHILACDAQELISEAMHASSSRLTEMRANAFAASFLVPEAEILPLVTEPVTQVDFMGLVNLFRVSPKSMAFRLKNLRKLDDNLVNQWGSLTAEQCAAASGHPEIIAEEANKSDVDRLPPRLVSEHVRLFWEGKASARPLASLLNVDPNFVIQELRPVMKVESRG from the coding sequence ATGGACACTCAAATTATTTCTCGTGTCCGGAACATAATGGACCGGTCAGGCCTAAACAATTCAGACTTTGCCGCGGCAATAGCCGCAACCCCAGACAAGCTCTCCAAGTCCCTAGGAGGCTCGCGGCGCTTTACAACCACGGAGCTAGCCTTGGTCGCTGAGCTCGGTGATACGACAGTTGAGTGGCTTCTGACCGGGAAGGAACGCAGGGCCCCTTCAATGGCGGCCAGAACGTCCGCTATCTCTGCCCCGGATGCATCAACCATCGACTCGATTGCACGTCGCTTCACGGAGGCAAGCGAACAGTTGCGTGTCTTGCGTGACGATGCACGATCTCTTTCGCCGCTTCCTGTCGTAGCCTCAAATTGGTCTGCTGTGTATCAAGGCGAGCAGCTCGCCGCTGAGGCCCACGATCTTATCCGCCAAGCAGGTCGTACGTTGTCCGCCGGCAACGACTTGATACCCACCATAGAAGCGGTATTCGACGTCGATGTCGCTGTGACCGAAATGCCAGGTGGGCTTGATGGCTGCGCTTGGCAAACCGATGAGCAGCGGCTCATCATCGCGAACAAGACTGCCAGATGGGCACGCCAGCGATTTACCCTCGCTCACGAACTGGGGCACATCCTCGCCTGTGATGCACAGGAGCTCATTTCCGAGGCAATGCATGCTTCTAGCTCTAGACTCACGGAAATGCGGGCAAACGCTTTTGCGGCTTCATTTCTTGTCCCTGAGGCTGAAATCCTGCCGCTCGTCACGGAGCCGGTGACACAGGTCGACTTTATGGGACTCGTCAATCTCTTCAGAGTGTCTCCTAAGAGCATGGCGTTCAGGCTCAAAAACCTTCGCAAGCTCGATGACAACTTGGTCAACCAGTGGGGTTCTTTGACAGCAGAGCAATGTGCTGCCGCCAGTGGACATCCCGAGATCATTGCAGAAGAAGCGAACAAGTCGGACGTGGACAGGCTTCCGCCCAGGCTTGTCTCTGAGCACGTCCGCCTTTTTTGGGAAGGGAAAGCCTCCGCTAGGCCCCTTGCATCGCTACTCAACGTGGATCCTAACTTCGTGATTCAGGAGTTGCGCCCCGTGATGAAGGTTGAGAGCCGGGGATAG
- a CDS encoding glycosyltransferase, protein MTIPDTNKPLTILIAADTYPPHVNGAAQFGYRLAKGMTARGHNVHVLACRPDTGKSYTEFRDEATVHRLRSHGVFTHEYFRICFPWEIKKEISLLFDKVQPDVVHIQSHYMIGEHVLYEAVKRGIRVVATNHFMPENLNPFLPFPQWFKDIVGRVSWKDMGKVMGQADVVTTPTPLAAKAMHQHAFLRKVLPLSNGIDSSAYELQPGEVIEPHANPTVLFVGRLAEEKHINVLIDAVAKTPRELNVNLEIVGGGEVRPALEAQVAKLGLGDRVRFLGLASDEDLREAYIKADIFCMPGTAELQSLVTLEAMSASTPVLLANAMALPHLVRDGENGYLFTPNDSNELAARITQLVELPRDELEAMGKLSREMVEPHSINSTLQTFEDLYRGATYEDMVV, encoded by the coding sequence GTGACCATTCCCGACACCAACAAGCCCCTCACTATTCTGATTGCCGCGGATACCTACCCGCCGCATGTCAACGGTGCCGCCCAGTTCGGCTACCGCCTGGCCAAGGGGATGACGGCACGCGGACACAACGTGCACGTATTGGCCTGCCGTCCGGACACAGGCAAGAGCTATACCGAGTTCCGCGATGAAGCCACCGTTCACCGGCTCCGCTCGCATGGCGTTTTCACCCATGAGTACTTCCGTATTTGCTTCCCGTGGGAAATCAAGAAGGAAATCAGCCTCCTCTTCGACAAAGTCCAGCCTGACGTCGTTCACATCCAGAGCCACTACATGATCGGTGAACACGTCCTCTACGAGGCCGTGAAACGCGGAATCAGGGTTGTGGCCACCAACCACTTCATGCCCGAGAACCTCAACCCGTTCCTGCCCTTCCCGCAGTGGTTCAAGGACATTGTGGGACGAGTTTCGTGGAAAGACATGGGCAAGGTCATGGGCCAGGCCGACGTGGTCACCACACCCACACCGCTCGCTGCCAAGGCCATGCACCAGCACGCTTTCCTGCGGAAGGTCCTGCCCCTTTCCAACGGCATCGACTCGTCCGCGTACGAGCTGCAGCCCGGTGAAGTCATTGAGCCGCATGCCAACCCCACCGTCCTGTTCGTGGGCCGGCTTGCCGAAGAAAAGCACATCAACGTGCTGATCGATGCCGTGGCCAAGACTCCACGGGAACTGAACGTGAACCTCGAAATCGTGGGTGGCGGCGAAGTTCGCCCAGCCCTTGAAGCCCAGGTAGCTAAGCTTGGGCTGGGGGACCGGGTGAGGTTCCTCGGGCTGGCCAGCGACGAGGACTTGCGTGAGGCCTACATCAAGGCCGACATCTTCTGCATGCCCGGGACAGCCGAGCTTCAGTCACTGGTGACGCTGGAGGCCATGTCTGCTTCCACCCCTGTGCTGCTGGCCAACGCCATGGCGCTGCCGCATTTGGTTCGCGACGGGGAGAACGGTTACCTCTTCACCCCCAACGACAGCAACGAGTTGGCGGCAAGGATCACCCAACTGGTGGAACTTCCCCGGGACGAGCTTGAGGCCATGGGCAAGTTGAGCCGCGAGATGGTGGAGCCGCACAGCATCAACAGCACCCTTCAGACCTTCGAGGACCTCTACCGGGGCGCTACGTACGAGGACATGGTGGTGTGA
- a CDS encoding helix-turn-helix transcriptional regulator — MAEAKRIETVIGENIRRLRAHADMSQAELGEKLGAILGAPWSRSTVSQAEGGKRAFVAAELVALSVVFRAGIQQLFRHQKREDVQISESYAITGSRLDALTLSLNDPMVIKAFEVVRQILNQQDELQAAMNSSLEDSRKLTAEAIDTLTFMHPLDLKGNNDA, encoded by the coding sequence ATGGCCGAGGCAAAACGTATTGAAACCGTCATCGGGGAGAACATTCGGCGGCTTCGGGCACACGCAGACATGTCTCAGGCGGAGCTTGGAGAGAAGCTTGGGGCGATACTTGGTGCGCCGTGGTCCAGATCCACCGTGTCCCAAGCGGAGGGTGGAAAGCGGGCGTTTGTTGCGGCTGAGCTCGTCGCACTCTCAGTTGTCTTCCGAGCCGGAATCCAGCAGCTTTTCCGGCATCAAAAACGTGAAGACGTGCAGATATCCGAGTCATACGCGATCACAGGTTCCCGACTCGACGCGCTCACACTCTCACTGAACGACCCCATGGTTATCAAGGCCTTTGAGGTAGTGCGCCAGATCCTGAATCAGCAGGACGAGCTGCAGGCGGCCATGAACAGCTCCCTGGAGGACAGCCGCAAGCTAACCGCGGAAGCAATCGACACGCTGACGTTCATGCACCCCCTCGACCTAAAAGGAAACAACGATGCCTAG
- a CDS encoding helix-turn-helix domain-containing protein, translated as MDQDRDFTREPIGRFEWERILRRIQVSSPSVKLVGFTMATYADADGCRVRPGQSRLAAVLGTSISTVRRGQSELEELGMLDMVAKGRSYGRGHQGSFASEYRLTVPSDLLESVPMLDPDEQNNMAPMHGSSKKNRAPVQPSSSELPVISAELPVTGEELPVISAELPVTHEHPPQHSHHNKDHNKEQQSVIVAKADAQAREQPEEIDANLLPEAPLSKAALAKQLAEDFSDWYAVYPKHVGRGAAVNAYTKARKNGATAEELIAGATRYATERKREDPKFTKMPATWLNQECWADEPNQTGANPWTPEYHSPVPPQYAWANLPARNSSEKRMMANLEVLDGWNPGPKVDVFEQKANEQQEPTPEIEDKSA; from the coding sequence TTGGATCAGGATCGCGACTTTACTCGCGAACCCATCGGGCGCTTTGAATGGGAACGCATCCTTCGACGCATCCAGGTGAGCTCTCCAAGTGTGAAGCTCGTCGGGTTCACTATGGCCACGTATGCGGACGCTGACGGCTGCCGGGTACGTCCAGGTCAAAGCCGGCTTGCTGCTGTGCTGGGGACAAGCATCAGCACGGTTCGGCGCGGCCAATCGGAGCTTGAAGAACTCGGCATGCTCGACATGGTTGCAAAGGGCCGCTCCTACGGTCGCGGGCACCAAGGTTCATTCGCGAGCGAGTACCGGCTTACCGTTCCCTCCGACTTACTGGAGAGCGTGCCGATGCTAGACCCAGATGAGCAGAACAACATGGCACCCATGCACGGTAGTTCCAAGAAGAACCGTGCACCAGTGCAACCTAGTTCCTCGGAACTACCAGTCATATCGGCAGAACTACCGGTCACTGGTGAAGAACTACCAGTCATATCGGCAGAACTACCGGTCACCCATGAGCACCCACCACAACATTCACACCACAACAAAGACCACAACAAAGAACAACAATCAGTCATCGTCGCCAAAGCTGACGCGCAGGCGCGAGAACAGCCAGAAGAGATAGATGCAAATCTTCTCCCGGAAGCACCCTTGTCCAAGGCCGCTCTGGCGAAACAACTCGCAGAAGACTTCAGCGACTGGTACGCGGTGTACCCAAAACACGTCGGCAGAGGGGCCGCCGTCAATGCCTACACCAAAGCACGCAAGAACGGTGCGACAGCAGAAGAGCTAATAGCAGGGGCAACGCGTTACGCGACCGAACGTAAACGAGAAGACCCCAAGTTCACAAAGATGCCTGCCACCTGGCTGAACCAGGAGTGCTGGGCAGATGAGCCCAATCAAACGGGTGCCAACCCATGGACGCCGGAATACCACTCACCCGTACCGCCCCAGTACGCGTGGGCCAACCTGCCTGCAAGGAACAGCAGCGAGAAACGAATGATGGCCAACCTGGAGGTCCTTGACGGCTGGAACCCAGGCCCCAAGGTGGACGTCTTCGAGCAGAAGGCCAACGAGCAGCAAGAACCGACCCCCGAAATCGAGGACAAGTCAGCATGA
- a CDS encoding phage tail tape measure protein, with the protein MSERSVVVRIRAEIGDFRRQMDQAAEAAARTGRAVSESGDRATTGLGKLVSSAKQHEQSWSTAGNSLLGFGAAVSVGVGLAIAKYAEFDKAMSEVRAATHASAGDMDQLRGAAVKAGADTSFSAKEAADAITELAKAGVSTADILNGGLDGALSLAAAGSMDVAGAAELAATAMTQFKLKGDQLPHVADLLAAGAGKAQGSVEDLGMALKQGGLVASATGLSIEETTGGLAAFASAGLIGSDAGTSFKTMLQGLTPNSAAAASKMNELGISAYDSQGQFIGLSKFAGVLQNSMKDLTPEARSAAMEIIFGSDAVRAANVLYEQGSEGITEWTNKVNDAGFAASTAAIKQDNLAGDLEKLGGSFDTVLIKGGSGAATALRGIVQSAEDLVDAIGGIDPEMLSLIATMAGVVGGAALVGGAFLKVAPAAIDTVSAFRNLGTEGGKIPGTLGRIAKAAGGAVIAFGALQVAGSIFTESKTKSTTEFANAMMKVSEAGQKAKASDLDSVFQGYGKAFGMDTVQNVNGMADAVARLNKTGLSGLQGWEKDVNQFFDGFTGMWGQKSELGQLEDRLKSFGETLGNVASTGGAASAAKSFKLLSDEFERNGKTAKDALDKMPGYRDALMQIGQAAGVSLEPHELLELAVGKIPDRMAAATASQEQNAKAAEVQAQATEEAKERLNDLGLSALGAIESLSKLMDKMFAAGLATLSARDAESAYQLALDELKAKIDEVNASQTAGNAVLDAATGSFDLTSEAGRAASAVFGDVAQKAISTTEAMANNGATQADLQSKLGSTYQSLYDTARAFGASEAKADDLARAALGIPKDVPIATAIQNYADSMAKLNGVKTAADALDGKVSTVTINTIERIQRNYESNINPGAVPNGGPEQVLGNATGGRISDLPGFRSGGRVPFPRPSDMSKDNVLGLVNGKPVGLQGQEWIINGVQSDRNDHWLRAVNDGLNLDDVFTAYQAPSKSMAAGYGSALSYSGAGAQSAGLGTSVNIGDTHVQVLLDGQELRNTIRVVAGTVVSDADANARRYRKGR; encoded by the coding sequence ATGTCTGAACGTTCCGTCGTCGTAAGAATCCGAGCTGAAATCGGAGACTTCCGCCGCCAGATGGACCAAGCCGCAGAGGCCGCGGCCCGTACCGGGCGTGCTGTCTCTGAATCGGGGGACCGAGCCACGACAGGGCTCGGCAAGCTGGTGTCCTCCGCGAAACAGCATGAGCAGTCATGGTCCACCGCTGGTAACTCGCTACTAGGCTTCGGTGCCGCCGTGTCTGTAGGCGTTGGCCTGGCCATCGCCAAGTATGCAGAGTTCGACAAGGCCATGTCAGAGGTCAGGGCAGCCACCCACGCCTCCGCTGGTGACATGGACCAGCTTCGCGGCGCTGCTGTGAAGGCCGGAGCTGACACGTCGTTCTCCGCGAAGGAAGCTGCGGACGCGATCACGGAACTGGCGAAGGCTGGTGTGTCCACTGCGGACATCCTCAATGGTGGCCTGGACGGTGCACTGTCGCTGGCTGCTGCGGGTTCCATGGATGTGGCTGGTGCTGCTGAGTTGGCGGCCACGGCCATGACCCAGTTCAAGCTCAAGGGTGATCAGCTCCCCCATGTGGCTGACCTTTTGGCTGCTGGTGCTGGTAAGGCTCAGGGTTCTGTTGAGGACCTGGGCATGGCACTGAAGCAGGGTGGCCTGGTGGCTTCCGCTACCGGACTGTCTATCGAGGAAACCACTGGTGGTCTCGCTGCTTTCGCTTCGGCCGGTCTCATTGGCTCCGATGCTGGTACGTCCTTCAAGACAATGTTGCAGGGTCTCACGCCGAACTCTGCCGCCGCTGCCAGCAAAATGAACGAACTTGGGATCTCCGCGTACGACTCGCAGGGCCAGTTCATTGGCCTGTCGAAGTTCGCTGGTGTCCTGCAGAACTCCATGAAGGACCTCACCCCAGAGGCCCGGTCCGCTGCCATGGAGATCATCTTCGGTTCGGACGCTGTCCGTGCCGCGAACGTTCTGTACGAACAGGGCTCAGAAGGAATCACCGAATGGACCAACAAGGTCAACGACGCCGGGTTCGCAGCCTCCACGGCCGCGATCAAGCAGGACAACCTTGCAGGTGATCTTGAGAAGCTTGGTGGTTCCTTCGACACCGTCCTGATCAAGGGCGGGTCCGGGGCAGCCACGGCCTTGCGCGGCATTGTGCAGAGCGCTGAGGACCTTGTTGACGCCATCGGCGGCATTGACCCCGAAATGCTCAGCCTGATCGCCACCATGGCTGGTGTTGTTGGCGGTGCTGCACTCGTGGGCGGGGCATTCCTTAAGGTAGCCCCGGCCGCAATCGATACCGTCTCAGCGTTCCGGAACCTCGGAACTGAGGGCGGCAAGATCCCTGGCACGCTCGGCAGAATCGCCAAGGCCGCCGGCGGTGCTGTGATCGCCTTTGGTGCCCTGCAAGTGGCTGGCAGCATCTTCACTGAGAGCAAGACGAAGAGCACCACGGAATTCGCCAACGCCATGATGAAGGTCTCCGAAGCTGGGCAGAAAGCCAAGGCTTCGGACCTGGATTCAGTGTTCCAGGGGTATGGCAAAGCCTTTGGTATGGACACTGTGCAGAACGTCAATGGCATGGCTGACGCTGTTGCCCGTCTGAATAAGACCGGGTTGAGCGGGCTGCAGGGCTGGGAGAAGGACGTCAATCAGTTCTTCGACGGCTTCACAGGCATGTGGGGTCAGAAGAGCGAGCTTGGACAGCTCGAAGACCGCCTCAAGAGCTTCGGGGAGACGCTGGGCAACGTCGCTTCCACGGGTGGTGCTGCGTCCGCTGCGAAGTCCTTCAAGCTCCTGTCCGATGAGTTCGAGCGGAACGGCAAGACCGCGAAGGACGCCCTGGATAAGATGCCCGGTTACCGGGACGCTCTTATGCAAATTGGGCAGGCGGCCGGTGTTTCGCTGGAACCGCATGAGTTGCTGGAACTTGCTGTAGGTAAGATCCCTGACCGGATGGCGGCTGCCACTGCGTCACAGGAGCAGAACGCCAAGGCTGCTGAGGTGCAGGCCCAAGCCACGGAGGAAGCGAAAGAACGCCTCAATGATCTGGGCCTATCCGCTCTGGGAGCCATCGAGTCACTATCCAAGCTGATGGACAAGATGTTCGCGGCTGGCCTTGCAACCCTTTCCGCACGGGACGCCGAGTCCGCCTATCAGCTTGCCTTGGACGAACTGAAGGCGAAGATCGATGAAGTCAACGCATCCCAGACGGCTGGTAACGCGGTTTTGGATGCTGCGACTGGAAGTTTCGATCTGACTTCAGAGGCCGGCCGTGCGGCCAGTGCCGTGTTTGGTGACGTGGCTCAGAAAGCCATCTCAACAACAGAGGCCATGGCGAATAACGGCGCGACCCAAGCTGACCTGCAAAGCAAGCTTGGCAGTACCTATCAGTCCCTGTATGACACGGCACGGGCCTTCGGCGCCTCTGAAGCGAAGGCTGATGATCTGGCCCGTGCAGCGTTGGGCATCCCCAAGGATGTTCCCATCGCGACGGCGATTCAGAACTACGCCGATTCCATGGCGAAGCTCAACGGCGTCAAGACCGCGGCTGATGCTTTGGACGGCAAGGTGTCAACGGTCACGATCAACACGATTGAGCGAATCCAGCGGAACTACGAGTCGAATATCAATCCTGGCGCGGTGCCTAATGGTGGTCCGGAGCAGGTTCTGGGTAACGCTACGGGTGGCCGGATTAGTGATCTGCCTGGGTTCAGGTCTGGTGGCCGTGTCCCGTTTCCTCGACCTTCTGACATGTCGAAAGACAACGTGCTTGGTCTTGTGAACGGGAAACCGGTTGGTTTGCAGGGTCAGGAGTGGATCATCAACGGGGTCCAGTCGGACCGCAACGATCACTGGTTGAGGGCTGTGAACGATGGCCTGAACCTGGATGACGTCTTCACCGCTTATCAGGCGCCGTCGAAGTCCATGGCCGCCGGCTATGGTTCAGCCCTCTCTTACAGCGGTGCTGGTGCTCAGTCTGCCGGGCTGGGCACGTCCGTAAATATTGGGGACACCCACGTTCAGGTCTTGCTCGACGGCCAGGAACTGCGCAACACAATCCGTGTCGTTGCCGGCACCGTCGTATCTGATGCCGACGCGAACGCACGACGCTACCGGAAAGGCCGCTAA
- a CDS encoding helix-turn-helix domain-containing protein: MTNHQEIRMATLHLPAGHDATDRHLTMQDLADRCGVSLNTVRQWRMKGTGPRGMTIGKYVRFRLSDVLVWEESRADSNGAA, from the coding sequence ATGACTAACCACCAGGAGATCAGAATGGCAACCCTCCACCTGCCGGCCGGGCATGACGCCACGGACCGCCACCTAACCATGCAAGACCTTGCCGACCGCTGCGGTGTCTCGCTCAACACTGTTCGTCAGTGGCGCATGAAAGGCACTGGGCCGCGAGGAATGACGATCGGTAAGTACGTCCGGTTTCGACTCTCGGACGTACTCGTATGGGAAGAATCCCGCGCTGACTCGAATGGCGCAGCATAA
- a CDS encoding HGGxSTG domain-containing protein, with amino-acid sequence MKSQCVAKAKGTGERCRRPPIAGATVCRVHGGAAPAVKMAAARRAQEAAAQQQMAVLGEPVDVDPGEALLKLVSWKYGEGL; translated from the coding sequence ATGAAGAGTCAGTGTGTAGCGAAAGCGAAGGGAACGGGGGAGCGTTGCCGGCGCCCGCCAATCGCCGGTGCCACAGTCTGCCGTGTGCACGGCGGAGCAGCACCCGCTGTGAAAATGGCGGCGGCACGCAGGGCCCAGGAAGCGGCGGCACAGCAGCAGATGGCGGTCCTTGGTGAACCCGTCGACGTGGACCCCGGCGAGGCACTCTTGAAGCTGGTCTCTTGGAAGTACGGAGAAGGGTTGTAG